Proteins from a genomic interval of Deinococcus humi:
- a CDS encoding tyrosine-type recombinase/integrase, whose amino-acid sequence MTATTHTPSVLTDVLKGFAGYLKREEGLSPGTIRQYGADCSRLANWLAEHRLQITSWSDVRARDLRAYVDQQEPEPARNRRLLASWRKLWTYLSDVEGLTMHPGPTEIKRVKLPSRQPQYLTPGEVSRLLGAVDGASPEQTKRNKAVVAFLYGTGCRIAEALSLTVDKVEDNFDGTPHKIRVIGKGNKERTIYLSPTAQRVLKEWLAYRQLYIAEGLTVFCHLRGQKQGQAITARSIERVVQTAGVRAGLAPEKCTPHKLRHSHATALVKAGRRLEEVQEILGHESIATTRIYAHLEPERLAAAAASLPDIL is encoded by the coding sequence ATGACGGCCACCACGCACACCCCCTCGGTGCTGACCGATGTGCTGAAAGGTTTCGCGGGCTACCTCAAGCGGGAAGAGGGCTTGAGTCCAGGGACCATCCGGCAGTACGGAGCCGATTGCTCACGGCTGGCGAACTGGCTGGCCGAACACCGTCTACAGATCACGAGTTGGAGCGACGTGAGGGCGCGTGACCTGCGGGCTTATGTCGATCAGCAGGAGCCGGAGCCAGCGCGCAACCGCCGTTTGCTTGCCAGTTGGCGCAAGTTGTGGACCTATCTCAGCGACGTGGAGGGCCTGACCATGCACCCCGGTCCCACCGAGATCAAGCGGGTCAAGTTGCCCAGCCGCCAGCCCCAGTACCTGACTCCCGGCGAGGTCTCCCGCCTGCTGGGTGCGGTGGACGGTGCAAGCCCGGAGCAGACGAAGCGGAACAAGGCCGTTGTTGCTTTCCTCTACGGGACGGGTTGCCGGATTGCCGAAGCCCTGAGCCTGACCGTGGACAAGGTAGAGGACAACTTTGACGGAACGCCTCACAAAATACGGGTGATCGGCAAGGGGAACAAGGAGCGCACGATCTACCTCTCCCCTACTGCCCAGCGGGTCTTGAAAGAGTGGCTGGCCTACCGTCAGCTCTACATCGCCGAGGGCCTCACCGTGTTCTGTCATCTGCGGGGCCAGAAGCAGGGACAGGCGATCACGGCGCGCAGCATTGAGCGCGTGGTCCAGACCGCAGGCGTGCGGGCAGGTTTGGCTCCCGAAAAATGCACGCCGCACAAGCTCCGGCACTCGCATGCCACGGCACTGGTGAAGGCGGGGCGCCGATTGGAGGAAGTGCAGGAGATTTTAGGGCATGAGAGCATTGCCACCACCCGGATCTATGCCCACCTGGAGCCGGAACGCCTGGCGGCGGCGGCGGCCAGCTTGCCGGACATTCTTTGA
- a CDS encoding ParA family protein, producing MKMIAVLSKKGGVGKTLLSMGLAQTLAVHGKHTVVIDHDPEGSAIGWRFNAEENGRDLPYQVLAPVDVVAAAAAEYVVVDTPPNDVGTLQQVATRADYIVIPVLPGSGEVDRLQETVRAIAAVQEKLKAGVHIGFVLNRMEHNNLAAAMPEVMENLNYPVIAQLARSVDYQRAFGGVIPQHLTTPFAQILEELEIL from the coding sequence ATGAAAATGATCGCGGTGCTGTCGAAGAAGGGCGGCGTGGGGAAGACGCTGCTAAGCATGGGGCTGGCTCAGACGCTTGCTGTACATGGGAAGCATACGGTGGTCATCGACCACGACCCGGAAGGGAGTGCGATTGGCTGGCGTTTCAATGCCGAGGAAAATGGGCGTGACTTGCCCTACCAGGTGCTTGCGCCTGTCGATGTGGTGGCGGCGGCGGCAGCAGAATATGTGGTGGTGGATACCCCGCCCAACGACGTGGGGACGTTGCAACAGGTGGCCACCCGCGCAGATTACATCGTCATTCCGGTCCTGCCAGGGAGCGGCGAAGTGGACCGCTTGCAAGAGACCGTCCGGGCCATCGCCGCCGTGCAGGAGAAACTCAAAGCGGGGGTCCACATCGGTTTTGTCCTAAACCGTATGGAACACAACAATCTGGCCGCTGCCATGCCCGAGGTGATGGAAAATCTCAATTACCCCGTGATCGCGCAGCTTGCCAGAAGCGTGGACTATCAGCGTGCTTTTGGGGGCGTCATCCCTCAACACCTGACCACGCCTTTTGCCCAGATTCTGGAGGAGCTGGAAATTCTATGA
- a CDS encoding CopG family transcriptional regulator yields the protein MTTKKKTTDLSSMLGTAKRASDVPRPQVDVKPEVEHKVPEKRVTLTLNAELHRRLKTLASSRGIKVSELTDEVVGRYLNAIQDR from the coding sequence ATGACAACGAAGAAAAAGACCACCGACTTGAGTTCCATGTTGGGAACGGCCAAACGGGCCAGTGATGTTCCGCGGCCACAGGTAGACGTCAAGCCAGAGGTGGAGCACAAAGTCCCTGAGAAGCGCGTCACGCTGACCCTGAATGCCGAGCTGCACCGCAGGCTCAAGACGCTGGCCTCCAGTCGGGGCATCAAGGTGTCCGAGCTGACCGATGAGGTTGTGGGCCGTTATCTGAACGCTATCCAGGACCGCTGA
- a CDS encoding bifunctional DNA primase/polymerase — protein MDDNEPERIYEAACRLVRQGISVIPTGGGVSVRAKEPHTQALIASGHTFTNDDGELRASWKPLQTQLPTAQDLQTWYLHSRARGLAVVTGELSGYVVIDVDLMGLPLLHKLGWKPHVVSPSGGAHLYLHHPGWFVPSNASKSKRTLPPGFDVRGDGGYIMFPPSRNREGFYRRTDERRRLSVWDIPEAISVAGETYHLREALGLTPPAPQDSRPAERPDVQPFDADDERCPMALLLDRAADYALESRNKGAFMLGLWAHANDYSRDEAIHAAGEYTDIVQGVKRTPFTLDEARKAVASAYTYPKKDRWQKREELFL, from the coding sequence ATGGATGACAATGAACCCGAACGGATCTATGAGGCCGCGTGCCGACTGGTGCGTCAGGGGATCAGCGTCATTCCCACTGGCGGCGGCGTCAGCGTGCGGGCCAAGGAACCCCACACGCAGGCCCTGATCGCCTCCGGTCACACCTTCACCAACGATGATGGCGAGCTGCGGGCCAGTTGGAAACCGCTGCAGACCCAGCTCCCCACCGCGCAGGATCTCCAGACCTGGTACCTGCACAGCCGCGCACGCGGCCTGGCAGTGGTCACGGGTGAGTTGAGCGGTTACGTGGTCATTGATGTGGACCTGATGGGCTTGCCTCTCCTGCACAAACTGGGCTGGAAGCCGCATGTTGTCTCACCGAGCGGCGGCGCGCACCTGTATCTGCATCACCCTGGTTGGTTCGTGCCGTCCAACGCGAGCAAAAGCAAGAGAACCCTGCCTCCCGGCTTTGATGTGCGTGGCGACGGCGGCTACATTATGTTCCCGCCCAGCCGCAACCGCGAGGGCTTCTACCGCCGCACCGATGAACGCCGCAGACTTAGCGTCTGGGACATTCCTGAGGCGATCAGCGTGGCAGGGGAGACCTACCACCTCCGCGAGGCGCTGGGACTGACCCCACCCGCGCCGCAGGACTCCAGACCCGCCGAACGTCCTGACGTCCAGCCCTTTGACGCGGACGACGAACGCTGCCCCATGGCCCTGCTGCTGGACCGAGCCGCCGATTATGCACTGGAGAGCCGCAACAAAGGCGCCTTCATGCTGGGGCTGTGGGCCCATGCCAACGACTACAGCCGCGATGAAGCCATCCATGCCGCCGGGGAGTACACCGACATCGTGCAGGGCGTCAAGCGCACTCCCTTCACTTTGGACGAGGCCCGGAAAGCCGTTGCCAGCGCCTACACCTATCCTAAAAAAGACCGATGGCAGAAGCGGGAGGAACTGTTCCTATGA
- a CDS encoding TrlF family AAA-like ATPase, which translates to MKSEWLRWDLHVHSPESFEHQFSFNDPQEAESYGNDIFAKYLDVLEERIEVECVGITDYFSIDGYRKVYEARKAGRLQNFKLVLPNIEFRLTNILEIGPDRKPKKINFHVIFSDEIDPDTIENEFLSSLNFLDDRNSKHSLRRDNLTKFGLKMQGIQKEFKQKTPYAAGCICASIDLNDIVTLLREKDSIFQGRYLLVLAAENVSKITWGSQGDVTRRQLMSHADAIFTGSSSDRDFLLGKKGENFQTEFGKIWPVLHGSDAHDFVSLFNPDLNRYCWIKAQPTFEGLKQIIYEPEDRVCISEEQPRFAQYSFAIDKFSISQSNLGENISIKKTDLDLSRGLVAVIGGKGTGKTALLDLLAHSFNSRLASELPEGERLSSFVARNTKGKSIPDLTTAIEFADQSKFSKNMRDNNTHRASITYLSQGKIDEFSNDSNKLQIQIRRIIFDKIRYTNRDLTDEYESIQSEINSTVKTINDTFADLKSIYFELAQSDLKFIDNSMIDKAASIRSIELEIQDLLQRTEESKGIYDEILKRQNVFSNLIQKYRSIRSNLNSLKKKLQSSIGIVRDTESLNNNLSELGIGSGIAILNIDEVNKNIIDIDVYIMELIHRNEEDLRSVQQEVEAMSVDKDKIESLQQRKGIELISLQDLKVQRESYIANIESTDEKRIYQYENIARLLNLQQNLRDCYSRIISAYAENLPEILRNIEFSAEVQIEFDKWAEDIDGLFDSRKGVTLENIQSNLELMKAEYINPSVVNIQNIYQNIIDNAKSLKKGRSIQDIEAKLYELPIGISTGISYSGIDMDSLSMGQRGTVLLSIYLADGDNTLVIDQPEENLDNKYIYNVLVEAIKRAKLNRQIIIATHNANLVINTDAEQIVIADFKNNEIFYQSGTIEDSIIRKEIALILEGGEEAFNKREVRYSAK; encoded by the coding sequence ATGAAGTCAGAGTGGCTCAGGTGGGATCTACATGTTCATAGTCCTGAATCTTTTGAACACCAATTTTCCTTTAATGACCCACAAGAGGCGGAATCTTACGGCAATGATATTTTTGCTAAATATCTTGATGTCTTAGAGGAAAGAATAGAAGTCGAATGTGTTGGTATTACCGATTACTTTTCTATAGATGGTTATCGTAAAGTTTATGAAGCCCGGAAGGCCGGCCGTCTCCAAAATTTTAAACTAGTTCTTCCTAATATTGAATTTCGTTTGACCAATATTCTAGAAATTGGACCAGATCGTAAACCGAAAAAGATCAACTTCCATGTTATTTTTAGTGATGAAATTGACCCTGACACTATTGAAAATGAGTTCTTATCCTCTCTTAATTTTTTAGATGATCGTAATTCAAAACATTCTTTAAGACGGGATAATCTTACTAAGTTTGGTCTTAAAATGCAGGGTATACAAAAGGAGTTTAAACAGAAAACCCCCTATGCAGCTGGATGTATTTGTGCCTCTATTGACCTAAATGATATTGTTACCTTACTTCGTGAAAAAGATAGTATATTTCAAGGACGATATCTTCTTGTGCTGGCTGCTGAAAACGTTTCTAAGATCACTTGGGGTTCTCAAGGTGATGTTACCCGGCGCCAACTTATGTCACATGCTGACGCTATTTTTACGGGTAGTTCTAGCGATCGCGACTTTCTACTTGGGAAAAAAGGCGAGAATTTTCAAACTGAATTTGGTAAAATCTGGCCTGTACTTCATGGTTCGGACGCTCATGATTTCGTAAGCTTGTTCAATCCGGATTTGAATCGCTACTGTTGGATCAAAGCTCAACCGACCTTTGAGGGCCTTAAACAAATTATTTACGAGCCTGAAGATCGTGTATGTATTAGTGAAGAACAGCCTAGATTCGCTCAATATAGTTTTGCTATTGACAAATTTTCTATTAGTCAATCCAATTTAGGTGAAAACATATCTATTAAAAAGACTGACCTTGATCTCAGTCGTGGCCTAGTGGCAGTTATTGGTGGTAAGGGTACCGGAAAAACAGCGCTTTTAGATCTCCTCGCTCACTCTTTCAATAGTAGACTCGCCTCTGAATTACCTGAAGGCGAACGACTGTCATCTTTTGTTGCTCGTAATACTAAAGGAAAATCTATTCCTGATCTAACAACTGCAATAGAGTTTGCAGATCAGTCTAAATTCTCTAAGAACATGAGGGATAATAATACTCACAGAGCTAGCATAACTTATCTCTCTCAGGGAAAAATTGATGAGTTTTCAAATGATTCAAATAAGTTGCAAATTCAGATTCGACGTATTATCTTCGATAAAATTAGATATACGAATAGAGATTTGACTGATGAATACGAATCTATCCAGAGCGAGATTAATAGCACAGTTAAAACTATAAATGATACTTTTGCTGATTTAAAAAGTATTTATTTTGAACTAGCACAATCTGATTTGAAATTTATAGATAATAGCATGATCGATAAAGCTGCTTCTATACGATCTATTGAATTGGAAATACAAGATCTATTGCAGAGGACAGAAGAATCTAAAGGTATTTACGATGAAATCCTTAAAAGACAAAACGTTTTTAGTAATCTTATACAAAAATATCGTTCTATTCGCTCTAATTTAAATTCACTTAAAAAGAAACTGCAAAGTTCAATAGGTATAGTTAGAGATACTGAAAGTTTAAATAATAATTTGTCTGAGCTGGGTATTGGATCTGGTATAGCTATTTTGAATATTGATGAAGTAAATAAAAACATCATAGATATTGATGTTTATATTATGGAGTTAATTCATAGAAATGAAGAGGACTTGAGATCAGTTCAGCAAGAAGTAGAGGCAATGTCAGTAGATAAAGATAAAATCGAGAGTCTACAGCAGCGGAAGGGAATAGAGTTGATTTCTCTTCAAGATTTGAAAGTACAGAGAGAAAGTTACATCGCCAATATAGAATCCACGGACGAAAAGAGGATCTATCAATATGAAAATATTGCTCGTTTGCTTAATCTTCAGCAGAATCTAAGAGATTGTTACTCAAGAATCATATCTGCTTATGCTGAGAATCTCCCCGAAATTTTAAGAAATATAGAGTTTTCGGCAGAGGTTCAAATCGAGTTTGATAAATGGGCTGAGGATATTGATGGATTATTTGATTCGAGAAAGGGTGTAACTCTGGAAAATATACAAAGCAATTTGGAATTAATGAAAGCAGAATACATTAATCCCTCTGTTGTAAATATACAAAATATTTATCAAAATATCATAGATAATGCAAAATCGCTTAAGAAAGGTAGATCGATCCAAGATATAGAAGCCAAATTATACGAGCTTCCTATTGGAATTAGCACAGGTATTTCATATTCTGGGATAGATATGGACAGCCTCTCCATGGGTCAGCGCGGTACAGTTCTTTTAAGTATATATCTAGCTGATGGAGATAATACCTTAGTAATTGATCAGCCTGAAGAGAATTTAGATAACAAGTACATCTACAATGTTCTAGTAGAGGCCATCAAAAGGGCAAAATTGAATCGTCAAATAATTATTGCTACTCATAACGCTAATCTCGTTATAAATACAGACGCAGAACAAATTGTTATTGCTGATTTCAAGAATAATGAAATATTCTATCAGTCCGGTACGATTGAAGATTCAATTATTCGCAAAGAGATCGCTCTTATACTGGAGGGAGGTGAAGAAGCTTTCAATAAGAGGGAAGTTAGATATAGTGCGAAATAA
- a CDS encoding recombinase family protein produces the protein MNNPKRGHRLGYTRVSSEDQKTVRQLEGLTFDKVFTDKVSGGNANRPQLTALLGHAREGDTVVIHSMDRLARNLDDLRALVNRLTEKGVRVEFIKEGLTFTGEDSAMSKLLLSVMGAFAEFERALIRERQREGITAAKKAGMYKGRKKTLTAVQVNDLRQRAENGEPKTSIAMDFGISRETVYQYLRITSDK, from the coding sequence ATGAATAACCCTAAGAGAGGCCATCGTCTCGGGTACACCCGCGTCAGCTCTGAAGATCAGAAGACTGTTCGACAGCTCGAAGGCCTGACATTCGACAAAGTGTTTACCGACAAGGTCAGCGGCGGCAACGCCAACCGTCCTCAATTGACTGCTCTGCTCGGTCATGCTCGTGAGGGAGACACCGTAGTGATCCACAGCATGGATCGCCTGGCCCGCAACCTCGATGATCTCCGCGCCCTGGTCAATAGGCTGACGGAGAAAGGTGTCCGCGTCGAGTTCATCAAGGAAGGTCTGACCTTCACTGGAGAAGACTCGGCCATGTCCAAGCTGCTGTTGAGCGTGATGGGAGCCTTCGCCGAGTTTGAGCGTGCATTGATCCGCGAGCGCCAGCGTGAAGGCATCACGGCAGCGAAGAAGGCGGGAATGTACAAGGGACGTAAGAAGACGCTCACCGCCGTCCAGGTCAATGATCTGCGGCAGCGCGCTGAGAATGGCGAGCCGAAGACCAGCATTGCTATGGACTTTGGGATTAGCAGAGAGACGGTCTATCAATATCTCAGAATTACATCTGATAAATAA
- a CDS encoding APC family permease: MPQPKRPLHPLQARLSQWLLHEETPHQPEGFYEENKEASTHQHKESWWKVMCLTGVDYFSTLGYQPGIAALAAGSVAPIATLVLVIVTLFGALPMYRRVAAESPHGDGSISMLERLLSYWPSKLLVLILIGFVATGFIITITLSAADASAHLVENPLLNATLSGKQVGITLILLLLLGAVFLKGFKEAIGIAVILVGVYLALSLAVLVKGFGLIAAQPELLTNWQTALSAGFHSPLALIGAALLVFPKLALGLSGFETGVLVMPLVKGDATDTEEAPMGRIRNGKKLLTTAALIMSVMLVGSSLVTTLLIPRHEFWAETTITSEIGSADLQRGVAVVNVPLDSQTNPREIYAFHLPPDRTGQYTFRADTVGGPIDLAVQVNPTGPTTRVQVDTPSGAANGRALAYVAHERLGEGFGTVYDVSTILILWFAGASAMAGLLNIVPRFLPRYGMAPEWSRAHRPLVLLYTVIGVLVTVAFKANVDNQAAAYATGVLAMMTSAAVAVTLISIRRHQRTEAIAFGLISLIFIYTSAVTILSDPKGLYIALVFIAAVLVTGISSRISRSFELRVSNVILDDSARELLKQFPLRPLRLVSHHPGRVTLDEYRKQELRVRQMVHLPDDEPFIFLEVDVEDASEFTDVVEVSGLMIGSYGILKARGSSIPNTIAALMLHLRGKGAPPQVYMRWTEEDPVHLLLDFIVGGRGDVPPVTHEILRRAEPDRDRRPIVHIGG, translated from the coding sequence ATGCCGCAGCCTAAGAGACCATTGCATCCCCTCCAGGCCCGGCTCTCCCAGTGGCTGCTACACGAGGAAACCCCACACCAACCAGAAGGCTTCTACGAAGAGAACAAGGAAGCCAGCACGCACCAGCACAAGGAATCCTGGTGGAAAGTGATGTGCTTGACCGGTGTCGACTACTTCTCCACCCTGGGGTATCAACCGGGGATCGCGGCGCTGGCTGCCGGGAGCGTCGCCCCAATCGCCACGCTGGTGCTGGTGATCGTCACGCTGTTCGGGGCGCTGCCGATGTACCGCCGCGTGGCGGCAGAAAGTCCGCATGGCGACGGCTCGATCAGCATGTTGGAACGGTTGTTGTCGTACTGGCCCAGCAAACTGCTGGTCTTGATCCTGATCGGCTTTGTCGCCACCGGTTTCATCATCACCATCACTCTTTCGGCGGCGGATGCCTCGGCCCACCTGGTCGAAAACCCCTTGCTGAATGCCACTTTGAGCGGCAAACAAGTGGGCATAACGCTGATCTTGCTGCTGCTCCTTGGCGCCGTCTTCCTGAAAGGGTTCAAGGAAGCCATCGGCATCGCCGTGATCCTGGTCGGTGTGTACCTGGCCCTCAGCTTGGCCGTGTTGGTCAAGGGCTTTGGGCTCATCGCTGCCCAACCGGAACTGCTCACCAACTGGCAGACGGCCCTAAGCGCCGGCTTTCATTCCCCACTGGCCCTGATCGGTGCGGCGCTGCTCGTCTTCCCGAAGCTGGCATTGGGTCTCTCTGGCTTCGAGACTGGCGTGCTGGTGATGCCGCTGGTGAAAGGGGACGCCACAGATACCGAGGAAGCCCCCATGGGACGGATTCGCAATGGGAAGAAACTGCTGACCACGGCCGCGCTGATCATGAGCGTGATGCTGGTGGGTTCCTCCCTGGTGACCACCCTGCTGATTCCCCGACACGAGTTCTGGGCGGAGACCACCATCACGAGTGAGATCGGGTCCGCTGATCTTCAACGCGGTGTGGCCGTCGTGAATGTGCCTCTGGACTCCCAGACGAACCCGCGGGAGATCTATGCCTTTCACCTGCCGCCGGACCGAACGGGGCAATATACCTTCAGGGCTGACACGGTGGGGGGCCCAATTGACTTGGCGGTGCAGGTGAACCCGACTGGCCCCACCACCCGGGTTCAGGTGGATACCCCTTCGGGCGCGGCCAACGGCCGCGCCCTGGCGTACGTGGCCCACGAGCGGCTGGGGGAAGGCTTTGGCACGGTCTATGACGTCTCGACCATCCTGATTCTGTGGTTCGCCGGGGCTTCGGCCATGGCAGGCCTGCTCAATATCGTGCCGCGTTTCCTGCCCAGGTACGGCATGGCCCCGGAATGGAGCCGTGCCCATCGCCCACTGGTGCTGCTGTACACCGTGATCGGCGTTCTGGTGACGGTGGCGTTTAAGGCCAATGTGGACAATCAAGCAGCGGCGTACGCCACCGGAGTTCTGGCCATGATGACCAGCGCCGCCGTGGCCGTCACCCTGATCTCCATTCGGCGTCACCAGCGCACTGAAGCTATCGCCTTCGGTCTGATCAGCCTGATCTTTATTTACACCAGCGCAGTGACCATCCTGAGTGACCCCAAAGGGCTCTACATCGCCCTGGTCTTCATCGCAGCGGTGCTGGTGACGGGCATCAGTTCCCGCATCTCCCGTTCGTTCGAGTTGCGGGTCAGCAACGTGATTCTGGACGATTCAGCCAGGGAACTGTTGAAACAGTTTCCACTGCGGCCCCTGCGGCTGGTGTCCCATCACCCCGGCCGCGTGACCCTGGACGAATACCGCAAGCAGGAACTGCGGGTGCGGCAGATGGTCCACTTGCCTGACGATGAACCCTTCATTTTCCTGGAGGTCGACGTGGAAGATGCCAGTGAATTCACTGATGTGGTCGAGGTCTCCGGCCTCATGATCGGGTCGTATGGCATCCTAAAAGCTCGTGGTTCCAGCATACCCAACACCATCGCGGCCTTGATGCTGCATTTGCGCGGCAAGGGTGCGCCGCCACAGGTGTACATGCGCTGGACCGAAGAAGACCCCGTTCATTTGCTGCTGGACTTTATTGTGGGCGGACGTGGGGACGTGCCGCCAGTCACGCATGAGATTCTGCGCCGCGCTGAACCAGATCGGGATCGCCGTCCAATCGTTCACATCGGTGGCTAA